A single window of Balaenoptera ricei isolate mBalRic1 chromosome 15, mBalRic1.hap2, whole genome shotgun sequence DNA harbors:
- the LOC132349916 gene encoding uncharacterized protein LOC132349916, with protein sequence MGNLANTPPSQELMHLIHQNEKHTCVFTGLERNHSISAVNSKGRDRGKSSSFCTGPSGGGWGGGLLPGGRAVKHLSSVAASTPALARPSNPDHFQLLLSERKPWATARDAPRLGGQSTERRGAPAGTPAPVSTRTDSGRAATTATPEGEPRELGMETASPPSDTAGTTSPPLPPQRHTEETQDAGPRELSDHLMFQLPGLCC encoded by the exons ATGGGAAATTTAGCCAATACACCCCCTTCGCAAGAGCTGATGCACTTAATACACCAGAATGAGAAGCACACGTGCGTTTTCACCGGCCTGGAACGAAACCACTCCATAAG TGCTGTCAACTCGAAAGGGCGGGACCGGGGGAAGAGCTCCTCTTTCTGCACTGGGCCGTCTGGAGGCGGCTGGGGGGGAGGCCTTCTTCCCGGAGGCCGGGCGGTGAAGCACCTCTCCTCCGTGGCCGCCTCCACCCCGGCCCTCGCTCGCCCCTCGAACCCTGACCATTTCCAGCTGCTCCTCTCGGAGAGGAAACCTTGGGCGACTGCACGGGACGCGCCCAGGCTCGGAGGACAGAGCACGGAGCGAAGGGGCGCGCCGGCAGGGACCCCGGCCCCGGTGAGCACGCGGACAGACAGTGGGCGCGCCG CCACTACAGCCACCCCCGAGGGTGAGCCCAGGGAACTCGGGATGGAAACAGCAAGCCCGCCGTCAGACACTGCAGGCACCACCTCACCGCCCCTGCCACCCCAACGGCACACCGAGGAAACTCAGGAcgctggccccagagagctgag TGATCacttgatgttccaactacctggtctttgcTGCTAA